The genomic stretch tttttttaaggaattatttatgtatttagttttggttgtgctgggtcttcattgcttcatatAGGTTTTCTCTGGTTTCAAGGAACAGGGACTACCCTTCGTTGGGATGCActggcttctcgttgtggtggcttctcttactgcggagcacagactctaggatgcatgggcttcactagttgcagcaAGAACTGGTGAAGTAGAAGAGGTGTTTGgagactgttgttgttcagtctctaagtcatgtccaactcattgtgaccccatgaactgtagtcctccaggatccttcatccatgggattctctgggcaggaatactgaagtgggttgccattcccttctccagggtaactttCCAACCTCcatgaatcgaacccaggtctcctgcacttcaggtagattctttaccacctgagccatcagggaagccccatttctgaAGGTTGCCAGACAATATTTTGctcaatttgttttgttttctttccttgtccATTCTATCCCTATCCTGTAGACATACTCAGCCTGAATTTTATAAACACAAAGTAGAGGCATTCATGGCATACAGTGTCTGGATTTGTACactcaaatgcaaaaataatggGGAGTCTAAGTGCAACAAAATGCAGAAGAAAGTGAGGTTAGTTCTAGCACTATGAACCAGTCATAGTTGAAAAATTTAGATTTGGTGGCATGGAGAGCTCCTCTCCTTGAAACCATTcccctaaagaatccacctggccaGGACTCCAATCCGGCCAAAACCCAGTATGGGACTTGAACCATGGTCTTTTAATTAGAATGACTCACCTGGTACCTGGACTTCCTGAGGATCAGTTTCTTTGTGTCTCAGTGCAGACAGAATCCAGCAAGAGGCAAAGTGTTAGGCAAGAAATTGATTTAATAATATAGGACACCTGTAAGAGATGCAAGCAGGCAGGTGATAGAGCTCTGCCCTGAGGATTAAGTGGGCTACATTTTATAGTCAAAggaaagtgaaggagagggaaagacTGCCTTCTTTCAGTAGAGGTCAGTCTTACATCCCTCACTCCGACTTCATTTGGAGCAGAAGACTGTCTTACCCAATGAGGTCAAACTTGGATTATCATAGCACTTCTTCAAATCAGCAGAAGGGTGGACACATTCTTCTTTTACCTAAAGGCCTGGAGCATATCTCATGTTTTATTTATGGCTTTATATTTACGCACGCCTGCTTCCTTCCACAACATAGTGATATATTCCTTGAGTGATTGTTAATTTACAGTGGTTTCTGAAAGGTTCATACCTTTCTTTATCTCTGGTCCCCTACTAGATTTCTCCAGCTACTTGTCTGCCTGTCTGTGCTCAGGccctcattcatgtctgactcttggcaactccaggctctctgtccataggattgtccaggcaggaatactggtatgggtagcaatttcctcccccaggggatgttcctgacacAGTGAGTGaaccttctcctgcattgcaggtggatgcttttcCATGGAGTCATCTGGGACAGCTACATGTATCCTATGCTCTTCTATCCCTTTCATTCAGAGGCAGACTCCCCCAACCAAAACCAGTTGTGTTTCTTGCCGGATGCCATCTCCACAGGGCTCTCCAGCTTGGGATATTGTTTGGAATTTACTGGGCAATTTACTTCTGAACAGGGGGAGTGGGCAGTCATGACCaagaaagcgaaagtgaagttgctcagtcatgtccgactctttgcgaccctgtggactgtagtccaccaggctcctccgtccatgggattctccaggcaagaatactggagtgggttgccattttcttctccaggggatcttcccaacccagggattgaacccaggtctcctgcattgcaggcagacgctttaacctctgagccaccaggggagtccagtCATGACCAAACTGATGACCAAAGGTAAAATTTCCTAGCAAGCacttgaaggcaggagcaggtcACTTGGTTTAGGGCCTTCCTTTATTCCCCATTATCATTGAGGATTGGAAGAACAAGGGCCCAGGGAAATCAGTCATCACAGAGTAGCTGAGCCACGTATAAAATAATTGTCCTCCCTGCCATATCAACGATTACCTGAAGCCCCTCTGGAGAAAAGATCAGGTGTCCTCTGGGAACTCCTGGGAGGTTTTGCagctcctctctctttttctgaggACACATGCTCAGAGTAAGGCACACAATTGTCTGAGACCCAACAGAAGAAAGCAAGGGTCGCCTAACTTACCACATCTACCTATGATCTATCAGGACAAAAAGCTGTGGCTGGCAAattgaccccacaagagactgacccacaCTTGcctatgagtgtccaggagtgtgtggcagaggtgtgggtgggcggtggcctgctgcagggtcggggcactgaatgcagcagtgcatgcataggaccttttgaaggaggtcgccattatcttcattaactccatcatagtttggtctcaggtcaaacaatagggagggaacacagccccgcccattaGCAGAAAATTGGaataaagatttactaagcatggccccccacatcagaacaagacccaatttcccccaCAATCAGTCCCttccatcaagaagcttccataagccttttatacttatctgtcagagggcagacacaatgaaaaccacaattacagaaaactaatcaaactgagctcatggaccacagccttgtctaactcaatgaaactattagCCATACTATaaagggccacccaagacacatgggtcatggtggagagttctgacaaaatggagaaaggaatgtcaaatcacttcagtattcttggcttaagaaccccatgaacagtatgaaaaggcaaaaagatatgaccccGAAAGCTGAACTCCCAAAGTCGGTAGCCTCTTCTCAGGGTCTGGGCTTCTTCCCCATATTGACCAGAGTCCTCCCAAGCTGGAAGCAAGTGGGTGACACATCTGACTACCTCTGCCCGGGGCTCCCAGGGCTGAAACAGTGATTGGGCTATGTGTTCCTCTCTCCTTCGGGTTGGGGTTCCCCTCAGCCCTCTCTCCAGGTCCTCACACTGACTTCCCATGTCCTAAGGAGGCCTGTCCTCTCATGCTacagccttgaattccttgagaTAACCTCAGAGGATATGAAGACTCCCTCATGGGCATGCCTGCCTGTGGTCACTCATGGCTGACCCTAGGAGAGGGATTCTATGGTGTCCCCACTTTTTTAATGTGAGTGGTTCCTTTAGTCCTCATGATCCACTACTTGACTCTTGGCCTGACCTGGAATTCCTCCTGAGGCTGGCCCCTGAGCCCAAGTTCCTCCCCTCCTGAGATGGTCTAAATGTGTGGGATGCATCATGCCGGTGTTCCCAAATTTGCCAATGGGAGGTGTTGAGTGGTAGGGCTGTGTTCTAGGTGCAGTCCCTTTATCCTCATTTGGAGTCACTAGTTTTCCACTCTGTTCTGAGTGAGGCTTCTCCCAGTAGACCAAGGCTCTCACCTTCCTGAGACCACTCCCAGTGGAAAGGGGCACTTCAGTCAGAAAGCTTTGTCCTAGACCATGTATGGCTGACATCAGAGGTGGGTCTCCAAAGTCTACTCTGTTCTGGGCTGAGTGGTCCTCTAACACCTCGTTCAGGGACCTCATCCTCACTCCTGACTGGACCCAGACTGCACCCTCCACTCACCTGAGGCTGTGTTCTTCAGAACAAAGGCCTTACTTTCTTGGAAGTTCTGGATTGGAAGACAGGATGAACCCAGATGTGTTAAAGCTATTGGGGTCTTCTGAGGAGCAGAACAATATAGGGATCCACTCTTCTGGAGTCAGTGGCCCCTCAGTCATAGATCAGGTTTCTTACCTTAACTTCCAGTAGCATAGTGTTAGGGTAAATCCTGTCCTGCATGAATGCTGGAATGCATGTACTACATATAAAGCAGTGGCATACTCTTTAAGAAGTATTGGTATGTAGTAAATGCAAGTTATGATTATTATGAACCCCTGAAATACCACCTACCcatctgagtttatttttaaccTGTGAGATAGCAGAGAATATGCAGTGAATTaggacaaaagaaacaaatattcttAAATGAGCTAAATAAgccaaagtattttttatttttactaatagaaagtttaaaagaaataaggtAAACAACAACTTAAAAGACTTTTTTCCTCCACTTCTTTTTGCTTCTTAGTATTTTCTGTGGTCCTCTTTGCATCACCATGAAAATCTCTTTCAGTGCCATGTTACCTACTTTCAGATCATAGAGACAGTAAAGATGGTTTGTGAATCTCTTTTACATCTACCGAAACTGTaactttaaaactcttaaaacagCAATAAATGTAACAGCAATATCATTACCAAATTAATATtctgaacaaaaacaaacttagaagtaaaaacatttggaaaaaaggaaataaataatatgtaGAAGTTACTCGTGTAAAACAGAGTAGTGAGATCTAAACTTGGTTTACTCCACTCCGACTACCTTGCACTGTTTATAAGATTGActactcttcaagaaaattctgtTCCAAAGTCATGTTACCTTGTTTGGATTGTGAACAATATATTCAGTACTTCCAGTGTGTTTTACAAATACCCAAACTGTGGCtttcaaaactttaaaacagcaaagaactatGATTTATATGATCCATACATTTGTATTCTGAAGTACAATAAACCTTGTCAAAAGTAGCAACATTACAAAATACTTAACACCTCCCTCATCTCTTTACCTATCtactttaaatcatctttcaCTAAATATTTCTCCTATGGATAAAGGGGGAAAGATACATATTTTGTTAAAACGAACTACAGGTAAACTCCCTTACTACTTAAAACTGTAAGAACACATGGGTATTGTTCCCTCCACCCCTACTACCCTGCACTATTTAGGAGCATGACTGCTCTCTTCCAACACAAAGGGAACAAAGCGCCCTGCCCCCCTCCCTAGATGTGGGAGGAGCTGCAGGACTTGGCCCTGGAAGGGGCACTGGCCTCAGCCATAGCTGGAGCCTGGGTCGCAACTCTCAGCCCTGCTCTCTCCGCCTGATCTCTCAGAGCCTCATCATAGAGGTCTGGGAAGGCACTAGGGACCGTATCATGGATCTTGGCCAGAACCTCCAGCACCTTCATCTTACTGATCTCAGCACAAGCTCTCGGGCCCCACAGGAACTCGTAGCGCGGAGGATCACTATTGGGCACCTGGAGGTACTTCAGATACTTCTTCTGCACCAGATCTTTGGTGATGAGCCTTCTGGGCTCCCCAAAGATTGAGTGCCTCCTCCCAGCGTAGACCCCCAACACACTGAGGAATTCCCAGACCTCCTCCTCAGTGGCCCGGTTACCCTTCATGAAAATGACCCCCAGGAGCACCATGAGGAGACCAGACTTGGGCAGCCCCTTCTCATCACTAGGACCTCCATTACCCCTGTGGTTGAGCTTGCTAATGAGGACATAGATGTTCCTGCTGCGGTCGTCTTCCTTCAGCTCCAGGCCAAACACCAGCACCATGCGCTCAGAGGCTCTCCTGAGGATCTCGGGGAAGTGCTGCCTGTACTTCCTGTTGACGACCGTCAGCAGGGCGTTCTGCGTGATGGGCTCCTTCTTGCCGTACTTCTCCAGCAGGAACTCCACCAGCATGTTGGCCTTCCTGGTCAGAGGATCTTTGAGAGTGCTCTGAGTGGCCGGGGCTGCCTGGGAGGCACCTGCACTTTCCTCCTCTGGGCCCTGAGCACCTTCATCAGATCCTGCCCAGGAAGCCCCTGCATCAGGAGAGCTAGGGGCCATGGCTCCCTGAACCTTCTGGCTTTCGCCAGCAGCAGGGGAGCTCAGGGGAGAACCCTGAGGGACagaagagggggaggaggggcactCCTCTTCTGCGGCTGCAGCAGCACTGGCCTGGGCCTCCTGGGGACACTGAGTGTCCCTCCGGACCTGGTGGCGTTTCACACGGGCATGGTACTTATTGTGCCTCCGAGGCATGATGACACAGGTCAGGGACTGCAGGTGGGCGTGCGGGCAGGAAGGCTGGCACTGAGGACACCTAGAGTAAGGACAAGGAGATTCTGTGAGCACCTTCACTGGGGAGAGTCCTCCCCGGCTTGAACCAAGGCTGCCTCTGAGGGGTCTTTGAGACCAGTGCTCTAGGACCCATAGGGATCTTGTTCTCCTGGTGAGCCTATCCCCTGAGACTCCTGAGGAGGATATGAGAGTGAGCCCTGGGACACAGCCAGACAGCCCTGCCTGGTGTTAGAGGGAGGCCTGTGGGGGCTGGCAGGGAAGGCAGGTTCTCAGTTCACGTTTAGAATCAGGATGAAAATTGGGGCAAGACTCCCCCATATCCAAACCCCCGCCTCCACACACACCCTGTTCCCTCTCCTGCTCTGAAGTTGACACTGCGTCCTTCCTTGTCAccccagaggaggagaggagggagtgcTCAGCCCTCCACCAAAGGGTCCCGGGATCTGCCCTTTTGCTGTCTGGTGGCTGCCTGTTCATGATCACGCTCTAACTTCCCCTCTCAGACGGCAGCGCCCCTTCC from Cervus elaphus chromosome X, mCerEla1.1, whole genome shotgun sequence encodes the following:
- the LOC122690004 gene encoding melanoma-associated antigen B17-like; translation: MPRRHNKYHARVKRHQVRRDTQCPQEAQASAAAAAEEECPSSPSSVPQGSPLSSPAAGESQKVQGAMAPSSPDAGASWAGSDEGAQGPEEESAGASQAAPATQSTLKDPLTRKANMLVEFLLEKYGKKEPITQNALLTVVNRKYRQHFPEILRRASERMVLVFGLELKEDDRSRNIYVLISKLNHRGNGGPSDEKGLPKSGLLMVLLGVIFMKGNRATEEEVWEFLSVLGVYAGRRHSIFGEPRRLITKDLVQKKYLKYLQVPNSDPPRYEFLWGPRACAEISKMKVLEVLAKIHDTVPSAFPDLYDEALRDQAERAGLRVATQAPAMAEASAPSRAKSCSSSHI